One window of Flavobacterium dauae genomic DNA carries:
- a CDS encoding helix-turn-helix transcriptional regulator, with the protein MSELDVKKFNRILSIYVQLQSRNWITAQQFADRYQVSVRTIYRDIKALENSGVPIYNEQGKGFALVEGYKIPPTIFTKDEAYSFVIAEKLMEKYADKKMSFNFSSALHKMKAVLRSSEKENVALIEDQFLIFDTASNETSNEVLSILLESVVSKKQIEILYQKPGENKADKRLLEPIGIFYENDYWYFIAFCYLRNNYRQFRIDRVKQIVNTEVSFNREHKPLDYFLNAKKQVEVIKTTVKILAPKKSAHYFNWDRNTYGFVSEKELNDKMELTFETTTHLQYFARWFLMFAAEAEITEPLELRQIVADLLQKAIEKM; encoded by the coding sequence ATGAGTGAGCTTGATGTAAAGAAATTCAACCGAATTTTAAGCATTTACGTGCAATTGCAATCACGAAACTGGATTACAGCGCAACAATTTGCAGATCGCTATCAGGTAAGTGTTCGAACTATTTATCGCGATATAAAAGCGTTAGAAAATTCCGGTGTGCCAATTTATAACGAGCAGGGTAAAGGTTTTGCTTTGGTTGAAGGATACAAAATTCCACCGACTATTTTTACAAAAGATGAAGCGTATAGTTTTGTGATTGCCGAAAAACTGATGGAAAAATATGCCGATAAAAAAATGAGTTTCAATTTTTCATCTGCTTTACATAAAATGAAAGCGGTTTTACGATCAAGCGAAAAAGAAAATGTAGCTTTAATTGAAGATCAGTTTTTAATATTTGATACCGCATCGAACGAAACTTCTAACGAAGTTCTTTCAATTTTGTTAGAAAGTGTTGTTTCTAAAAAACAGATTGAAATTTTATACCAAAAACCTGGAGAAAATAAAGCTGATAAGCGACTTTTAGAGCCCATCGGAATTTTTTACGAAAACGATTATTGGTATTTTATTGCATTTTGTTATTTGCGAAATAATTACCGTCAATTTAGAATTGACCGCGTAAAACAAATCGTGAATACAGAAGTTTCTTTTAATCGAGAACACAAACCATTAGATTATTTTTTGAATGCAAAAAAGCAGGTGGAAGTTATAAAAACAACAGTTAAAATTTTAGCACCTAAAAAATCGGCACATTATTTTAATTGGGATCGAAATACATATGGTTTTGTATCAGAAAAAGAACTAAATGATAAAATGGAATTGACGTTTGAAACCACAACCCATTTACAATATTTTGCCCGCTGGTTTTTAATGTTTGCAGCCGAAGCTGAAATTACCGAACCTTTAGAATTAAGACAAATAGTTGCCGATTTATTACAAAAGGCAATTGAAAAAATGTAA
- a CDS encoding DinB family protein — protein MKANILTNEELLNHWQGHRALTRRVIEAFPEKELFEFSIGGMRTFADLVKELLSIAVPGLEGIVNNSTEGYNHNLPLNTKADLLNAWDNATPKINELFMQISEDRFKEDFNLFGEYKFPVIQNILYFVDNEVHHRGQGYVYLRSLNIEPPFFWERY, from the coding sequence ATGAAAGCAAACATTTTAACAAACGAAGAATTATTAAACCACTGGCAAGGTCACAGAGCATTAACTAGAAGAGTTATTGAAGCATTTCCGGAAAAAGAACTTTTTGAATTTAGCATTGGCGGTATGCGTACGTTTGCCGATTTAGTTAAAGAGCTACTATCTATTGCTGTTCCTGGTTTGGAAGGAATTGTAAACAATTCTACCGAAGGTTACAACCACAATTTACCACTGAACACTAAAGCCGATTTATTAAACGCTTGGGACAATGCTACGCCAAAAATCAATGAATTATTTATGCAGATTTCTGAAGATCGTTTTAAGGAAGATTTTAATTTGTTTGGTGAATATAAGTTTCCTGTAATTCAGAATATTTTATATTTTGTTGATAATGAAGTTCATCACCGCGGACAAGGTTACGTTTATTTAAGAAGCTTAAATATTGAACCTCCTTTTTTCTGGGAGCGTTACTAA
- a CDS encoding lysophospholipid acyltransferase family protein codes for MKYLLFIVIYALLWCVSKLPFKVLYLLSNVFYFLIYKVVKYRVKTVRYNLELTFPQLSSIERKEIERKFYIHLCDLFLEMIKTITISPKELDKRFVFKNVELMKTYEQKQKSIILMLPHYGNWEWVIGLGQHLEFKGFGIYKALKNKHFDKLFRDIRSRFNAELIDTHHTTGAIRENQAKGLYGVYLFLSDQTPLLREKLHWEPFMGIDVPIHMGAEVLARKLNMNILYLKVDKVKRGHYEATFSEITDDIKNEPKYKPTRMFLDKVEEQIKAVPEYYFWTHKRWKHKDQKDQFKTK; via the coding sequence ATGAAATATCTTTTATTTATTGTAATATATGCTTTGTTGTGGTGCGTTTCAAAGTTGCCATTTAAAGTATTGTATCTACTTTCGAACGTTTTTTATTTTTTGATCTATAAAGTAGTAAAATATCGGGTTAAAACGGTTCGATACAATTTAGAATTGACTTTTCCGCAATTATCATCAATCGAAAGAAAAGAAATCGAACGAAAATTTTATATTCATTTGTGCGATTTGTTTCTTGAGATGATTAAAACCATTACCATTTCACCAAAAGAACTAGACAAACGCTTTGTTTTTAAAAACGTAGAACTAATGAAAACCTACGAACAAAAACAAAAAAGTATTATTTTAATGTTGCCGCATTACGGAAATTGGGAGTGGGTGATAGGCTTGGGGCAGCATTTAGAGTTTAAAGGTTTCGGTATTTATAAAGCATTAAAAAATAAACATTTTGATAAACTTTTTAGAGATATTCGTTCACGTTTTAATGCTGAATTGATTGATACACATCATACAACAGGCGCTATTCGTGAAAATCAGGCAAAAGGTTTATATGGTGTTTATTTGTTTTTAAGCGATCAAACGCCCTTGTTAAGAGAAAAACTTCATTGGGAACCGTTTATGGGGATTGATGTACCAATACATATGGGTGCCGAAGTTTTAGCCAGAAAATTAAATATGAATATTTTGTATTTAAAGGTTGATAAAGTGAAACGCGGACACTATGAAGCGACTTTTTCTGAAATTACCGATGATATTAAAAACGAACCAAAATACAAACCAACCCGAATGTTTTTAGATAAGGTAGAAGAACAGATTAAGGCTGTTCCCGAATACTACTTCTGGACGCATAAACGTTGGAAACACAAAGACCAAAAAGATCAATTTAAAACCAAATAA
- a CDS encoding META domain-containing protein, which translates to MKKIQLLFFLILTICTVSCKSGKNTTDNNESAKKFNEKTFDPYFKGLGTEPFWNIEISDDFIVYKDIDGKLEVFSVSSIDKVQDANIQLITAENNNQQIKLTVTQQECSDGMSDNLFAFKTSVSIVTKNNEQKLNGCGNYIVPKKLQGKWELAYFNGIEIPENKYLKTPYLEFDGEEQRVTGNASCNGINGGIFIQNEVIRFSKIAATRMMCVHENMEQEFLTELPKITNYKIINNELHLFSGDQLKMKMKKK; encoded by the coding sequence ATGAAAAAGATTCAACTATTATTTTTTCTTATTTTAACCATATGTACAGTTTCTTGTAAATCGGGTAAGAATACAACAGACAACAATGAGTCGGCAAAAAAATTTAATGAAAAAACGTTTGATCCGTATTTTAAAGGATTGGGAACCGAACCTTTTTGGAACATTGAAATAAGCGATGATTTTATTGTTTATAAAGATATTGACGGAAAACTGGAGGTTTTTTCTGTAAGCAGCATTGATAAAGTTCAAGATGCCAATATACAATTGATTACCGCTGAAAATAACAATCAGCAAATCAAGTTAACGGTAACACAACAAGAATGTTCAGACGGAATGTCTGACAATCTTTTTGCGTTTAAAACAAGCGTTTCAATCGTTACTAAAAACAACGAGCAGAAATTAAACGGCTGTGGAAATTATATTGTACCAAAAAAATTGCAGGGAAAATGGGAATTAGCGTATTTTAACGGAATCGAAATTCCTGAAAATAAATACCTTAAAACACCGTATTTAGAATTTGATGGTGAAGAACAACGTGTAACAGGAAATGCAAGTTGTAACGGTATTAATGGCGGAATTTTTATTCAAAACGAAGTGATACGTTTTTCAAAAATCGCAGCAACCCGAATGATGTGTGTTCACGAAAATATGGAACAAGAATTTTTAACCGAATTGCCAAAAATCACCAACTATAAAATCATTAATAATGAATTACACCTTTTTTCTGGTGATCAGCTAAAAATGAAAATGAAGAAAAAATAA
- a CDS encoding ExbD/TolR family protein, producing MAIKRNKRFHAEVATSSLSDIMFFLLLFFIIISTLANPNVIKMTLPKAESTEKTNKQLITLSVNENKEFFIDKEPVNPQDLEAHLLAKLGGDKTQTVVVRIPYNLQVQDLVNVLQIGVKNNLKFVIATNKN from the coding sequence ATGGCAATAAAGAGAAATAAACGATTTCATGCTGAAGTTGCAACTTCATCGTTAAGCGACATTATGTTTTTTCTATTGCTTTTCTTTATTATTATATCAACCTTGGCAAATCCAAATGTTATTAAAATGACATTGCCTAAAGCAGAATCAACAGAAAAAACAAATAAGCAGCTGATTACTTTATCGGTAAACGAAAATAAAGAATTTTTCATTGATAAAGAACCGGTTAATCCGCAAGATTTAGAAGCACATTTGTTAGCAAAACTTGGCGGAGATAAAACACAAACCGTTGTTGTTAGAATTCCTTACAACTTACAGGTACAAGATTTAGTAAACGTTTTACAAATTGGCGTTAAAAACAATCTTAAGTTTGTAATTGCTACGAATAAGAACTAA
- a CDS encoding MotA/TolQ/ExbB proton channel family protein, translated as MTFFLQTAPDSLTQTTQALVENVTTTKELSLFEFAMKGGVFLIPIVILFIYTIYLTFERYFYIQKSAKQTSPGLMDSLSTQLNSGNLDLAIASVQRENTSESKVLHEGLLTIGRPISEIESNMEKVTNIEIANMEKKLNHLGTIAGIAPTLGFVGTISGVIKIFYNISITENISIANISGGLYEKMISSGAGLIVGIIAYAAYHLLNGKIDSFALQSQKIILKFINIIQRPNGNKEK; from the coding sequence ATGACATTTTTTTTGCAAACTGCACCTGACAGTTTAACACAAACAACCCAAGCCCTTGTAGAAAACGTTACCACAACAAAGGAACTTTCTCTTTTTGAGTTTGCAATGAAAGGTGGAGTGTTTTTAATACCTATTGTTATTTTGTTCATTTACACCATTTATCTTACTTTTGAAAGATACTTTTATATTCAGAAATCGGCCAAACAAACAAGTCCGGGACTAATGGATTCTTTAAGCACACAGCTTAATTCGGGTAATTTAGATTTAGCAATTGCATCGGTTCAACGTGAAAACACATCGGAATCTAAAGTTTTACACGAAGGATTATTGACAATTGGCAGACCAATTTCGGAAATTGAGTCGAATATGGAAAAAGTTACCAATATTGAAATTGCCAATATGGAGAAAAAACTGAACCATTTGGGAACTATCGCCGGTATTGCACCTACTTTAGGCTTCGTTGGAACTATTTCGGGAGTTATTAAAATTTTCTACAACATATCTATTACCGAAAATATTAGTATTGCTAACATTTCTGGTGGTTTGTACGAGAAAATGATTAGTAGTGGCGCCGGATTAATTGTTGGTATTATTGCTTATGCTGCGTACCACCTTTTAAACGGAAAGATTGACAGTTTTGCATTACAATCGCAAAAAATTATTTTAAAATTTATTAACATAATACAAAGACCAAATGGCAATAAAGAGAAATAA
- a CDS encoding bifunctional folylpolyglutamate synthase/dihydrofolate synthase: MDEYQDTIDWMFTQLPMFQRIGSAAFIKDLTNTQKIATHLNHPERNFKTVHVGGTNGKGSTSSLIASVLQQAGFKVGLYTSPHLVDFRERIRINGEEISEEFVVDFIKNNKAFLENNKLSFFEMTVGMAFQYFSDQKVDVAIIEVGLGGRLDSTNIITPLVSVITNIGWDHVNLLGNTLEEIAFEKAGIIKENIPVVIGEFTDETKKVFENEAKLKNAPIYFASTIDDIPELDSDLKGNYQVHNKKTAYQALQLLKNHFLISDDDIVKGFLNVEKNTGLKGRWTVLSEKPLIVADTAHNKNGLEIVMQQVQQQKFDKLFMVFGVVNDKDLDAILPYLPKNAEYFVAKPNVPRGLDAAILKEKLIQNGFNATAFNSIPKALSHAKSKAAINDMIYIGGSTFVVAEVV, from the coding sequence ATGGACGAGTATCAAGATACAATTGATTGGATGTTTACGCAATTGCCAATGTTTCAGCGTATAGGATCGGCTGCGTTTATAAAAGATTTAACGAATACACAAAAAATTGCAACGCATTTAAATCATCCCGAACGCAATTTTAAAACCGTGCACGTGGGCGGAACTAATGGTAAAGGTTCCACGTCGTCTTTAATAGCGTCTGTTTTGCAACAAGCTGGTTTTAAGGTTGGTTTGTACACATCGCCGCATTTGGTTGATTTTCGCGAGCGTATCCGTATAAATGGCGAAGAAATTTCGGAAGAATTTGTTGTCGATTTTATCAAAAATAATAAAGCGTTTCTAGAAAATAATAAATTAAGTTTCTTTGAAATGACCGTTGGTATGGCTTTTCAGTATTTTTCTGATCAAAAAGTCGATGTAGCAATTATCGAAGTCGGTTTGGGCGGTCGTTTAGATTCCACAAATATCATCACTCCTTTAGTAAGTGTAATTACCAATATTGGTTGGGATCACGTGAATTTATTGGGAAATACGCTGGAAGAAATCGCTTTTGAAAAGGCAGGAATTATTAAAGAAAACATTCCTGTTGTTATTGGCGAATTTACTGATGAAACCAAGAAAGTATTTGAAAATGAAGCTAAATTGAAAAATGCTCCCATTTATTTTGCTTCGACAATTGATGATATTCCCGAGTTAGATTCCGATTTAAAAGGAAATTACCAAGTTCACAATAAAAAAACGGCATATCAGGCACTACAATTATTAAAGAATCATTTTTTGATTTCTGATGATGATATTGTCAAAGGATTTTTAAATGTTGAAAAAAATACAGGTTTAAAAGGAAGGTGGACAGTTTTGTCTGAAAAACCTTTGATTGTTGCCGATACCGCACACAACAAAAACGGACTAGAAATAGTAATGCAGCAAGTACAACAGCAAAAATTCGATAAATTATTTATGGTATTTGGTGTTGTAAACGATAAAGATCTTGATGCTATTTTGCCGTACTTACCAAAGAATGCCGAATATTTTGTTGCCAAACCAAATGTTCCCCGTGGATTAGACGCTGCTATTTTAAAAGAAAAATTAATCCAAAACGGATTTAACGCAACAGCTTTCAATTCCATCCCCAAAGCTTTAAGTCACGCAAAAAGCAAAGCAGCTATTAACGATATGATATATATTGGCGGAAGTACTTTTGTTGTGGCAGAAGTGGTTTAA